In Hyperolius riggenbachi isolate aHypRig1 chromosome 10, aHypRig1.pri, whole genome shotgun sequence, a genomic segment contains:
- the LOC137534595 gene encoding oocyte zinc finger protein XlCOF6-like isoform X1 gives MVELLTGEVPIRCEDVAVSLTVEKSLSFDEQEDLCQEPSPTLEFQVETVHSPGAVEGLPTTSSLSDCLIEGQIIKRVNGKEVPTVMEMDMGNSAENSCDQNGTQDGNTVANIYNDHGYTTVCTGDVLESMENGNIVTIFAPAEDMTYISEVTEIAMTCDEDLTSDANVCISQIGFPDVLGEVEVIATPGEEFLMLKKNKTLTCTKLLHRRKRSVSSESEGAMRQKLELKSAEGQDKFSCSECSKKFSCRSLLARHGRIHTGLKPFSCLECGRCFNRVENMAAHTKIHRGDKPFACSCGRVFLRKESLILHKRTHSGEKPFSCTNCDKTFTNSSDLARHKRIHSKKKPFLCSACGKCFTNKGDLSRHHKTHQEKIYPCPECKRRFAVNSDLMRHLQQHKIPSAKFACTKCDKQFPSKSELARHMVTHSEEKPFECTECGKCFNRAYNLDAHLKTHRGERPYPCAECGKRFLRKSQLTLHERTHTGEKPYACSECGKQFTGSSDLVKHQRLHTGKKPYSCDECGRRFTNKPDLTKHRRTHSKETPFVCGTCDECFSESSTLLKHQKIHSQERSFCCAACGRLFLSNADLVRHEKVHSAETQFSCSECGKCFKQKNSLANHLAAHLKNNSKLLPSKDHADV, from the exons ATGgttgagctgctgacaggagag GTTCCCATAAGGTGTGAGGATGTTGCTGTCTCACTCACAGTGGAGAAGTCACTGAGCTTTGATGAACAGGAAGACCTATGCCAAGAGCCTTCCCCAACCCTTGAATTTCAAG TAGAGACGGTTCACTCCCCTGGTGCAGTGGAAGGTCTACCGACTACCAGTTCTTTAAGTGATTGCCTAATCGAAGGTCAAATTATTAAAAGAGTCAATGGTAAAGAAGTCCCAACAGTAATGGAAATGGACATGGGGAATTCAGCAGAAAATAGCTGTGATCAAAATGGCACTCAAGATGGAAACACAGTTGCCAATATTTATAATGACCATGGCTATACAACGGTATGTACTGGAGATGTTCTGGAGTCTATGGAAAATGGCAACATTGTCACTATTTTTGCTCCCGCAGAGGATATGACATACATATCTGAAGTTACAGAGATAGCCATGACTTGTGATGAGGACCTGACTTCCGATGCCAACGTCTGTATTTCACAAATTGGGTTTCCAGACGTTCTTGGTGAAGTGGAGGTGATTGCAACCCCAGGGGAGGAATTCCTTATGTTGAAAAAGAATAAGACTTTGACCTGTACTAAactgctgcacagaagaaaacgatCAGTTAGTTCTGAGAGTGAAGGAGCTATGCGACAAAAGTTAGAACTGAAATCGGCTGAAGGTCAAGATAAATTCTCCTGTTCAGAATGTAGCAAGAAATTTTCTTGCAGGTCATTATTGGCTAGACATGGAAGGATTCACACTGGCTTAAAGCCTTTCTCTTGCCTGGAATGTGGGCGATGTTTTAACAGGGTGGAAAATATGGCCGCCCACACCAAAATCCACAGAGGAGACAAGCCGTTTGCTTGCTCATGTGGGAGAGTCTTCCTTCGAAAAGAGAGTCTCATTCTACACAAAAGAACTCATTCGGGTGAGAAGCCTTTCTCGTGCACCAACTGTGACAAAACCTTCACAAACAGCTCTGATTTGGCCCGACACAAGAGGATTCACTCTAAAAAGAAGCCCTTTTTGTGTTCAGCATGTGGAAAGTGTTTCACGAACAAGGGTGATCTCAGTAGGCATCACAAAACCCACCAGGAGAAGATCTACCCATGTCCTGAGTGTAAGAGACGTTTTGCAGTGAATTCAGATCTAATGAGGCATCTTCAGCAACACAAAATTCCATCAGCTAAGTTTGCCTGCACAAAGTGTGATAAACAGTTCCCATCTAAATCAGAACTGGCTCGCCATATGGTGACTCACTCAGAAGAAAAGCCATTTGAATGCACTGAATGCGGAAAGTGTTTCAACCGGGCCTACAATCTAGATGCTCATCTCAAGACTCATAGAGGAGAAAGGCCCTATCCATGTGCGGAATGCGGGAAGCGCTTTCTACGGAAAAGTCAGCTGACCTTACATGAAAGGACTCACACTGGGGAAAAACCTTATGCCTGCTCTGAATGTGGTAAGCAGTTTACTGGCAGCTCTGACCTGGTCAAACACCAGCGCCTCCATACAGGCAAGAAGCCGTATTCCTGCGACGAGTGTGGCAGACGGTTCACCAATAAGCCAGACCTGACAAAACATAGGAGAACCCATAGCAAAGAGACACCTTTTGTATGTGGTACTTGTGATGAGTGTTTTTCTGAAAGCTCCACCCTTCTGAAGCATCAGAAAATTCACTCTCAAGAACGTTCATTTTGTTGCGCAGCCTGTGGGCGGCTCTTTTTGAGCAATGCTGATCTTGTTCGACACGAGAAGGTCCATTCCGCAGAAACACAGTTTtcgtgctcagagtgtgggaaatgtttcaagcaAAAGAATAGTCTGGCCAATCATTTGGCTGCACActtgaaaaataactcaaaactttTGCCAAGTAAAGACCACGCTGATGTTTAG
- the LOC137534595 gene encoding oocyte zinc finger protein XlCOF6-like isoform X2, with amino-acid sequence MVELLTGEVPIRCEDVAVSLTVEKSLSFDEQEDLCQEPSPTLEFQETVHSPGAVEGLPTTSSLSDCLIEGQIIKRVNGKEVPTVMEMDMGNSAENSCDQNGTQDGNTVANIYNDHGYTTVCTGDVLESMENGNIVTIFAPAEDMTYISEVTEIAMTCDEDLTSDANVCISQIGFPDVLGEVEVIATPGEEFLMLKKNKTLTCTKLLHRRKRSVSSESEGAMRQKLELKSAEGQDKFSCSECSKKFSCRSLLARHGRIHTGLKPFSCLECGRCFNRVENMAAHTKIHRGDKPFACSCGRVFLRKESLILHKRTHSGEKPFSCTNCDKTFTNSSDLARHKRIHSKKKPFLCSACGKCFTNKGDLSRHHKTHQEKIYPCPECKRRFAVNSDLMRHLQQHKIPSAKFACTKCDKQFPSKSELARHMVTHSEEKPFECTECGKCFNRAYNLDAHLKTHRGERPYPCAECGKRFLRKSQLTLHERTHTGEKPYACSECGKQFTGSSDLVKHQRLHTGKKPYSCDECGRRFTNKPDLTKHRRTHSKETPFVCGTCDECFSESSTLLKHQKIHSQERSFCCAACGRLFLSNADLVRHEKVHSAETQFSCSECGKCFKQKNSLANHLAAHLKNNSKLLPSKDHADV; translated from the exons ATGgttgagctgctgacaggagag GTTCCCATAAGGTGTGAGGATGTTGCTGTCTCACTCACAGTGGAGAAGTCACTGAGCTTTGATGAACAGGAAGACCTATGCCAAGAGCCTTCCCCAACCCTTGAATTTCAAG AGACGGTTCACTCCCCTGGTGCAGTGGAAGGTCTACCGACTACCAGTTCTTTAAGTGATTGCCTAATCGAAGGTCAAATTATTAAAAGAGTCAATGGTAAAGAAGTCCCAACAGTAATGGAAATGGACATGGGGAATTCAGCAGAAAATAGCTGTGATCAAAATGGCACTCAAGATGGAAACACAGTTGCCAATATTTATAATGACCATGGCTATACAACGGTATGTACTGGAGATGTTCTGGAGTCTATGGAAAATGGCAACATTGTCACTATTTTTGCTCCCGCAGAGGATATGACATACATATCTGAAGTTACAGAGATAGCCATGACTTGTGATGAGGACCTGACTTCCGATGCCAACGTCTGTATTTCACAAATTGGGTTTCCAGACGTTCTTGGTGAAGTGGAGGTGATTGCAACCCCAGGGGAGGAATTCCTTATGTTGAAAAAGAATAAGACTTTGACCTGTACTAAactgctgcacagaagaaaacgatCAGTTAGTTCTGAGAGTGAAGGAGCTATGCGACAAAAGTTAGAACTGAAATCGGCTGAAGGTCAAGATAAATTCTCCTGTTCAGAATGTAGCAAGAAATTTTCTTGCAGGTCATTATTGGCTAGACATGGAAGGATTCACACTGGCTTAAAGCCTTTCTCTTGCCTGGAATGTGGGCGATGTTTTAACAGGGTGGAAAATATGGCCGCCCACACCAAAATCCACAGAGGAGACAAGCCGTTTGCTTGCTCATGTGGGAGAGTCTTCCTTCGAAAAGAGAGTCTCATTCTACACAAAAGAACTCATTCGGGTGAGAAGCCTTTCTCGTGCACCAACTGTGACAAAACCTTCACAAACAGCTCTGATTTGGCCCGACACAAGAGGATTCACTCTAAAAAGAAGCCCTTTTTGTGTTCAGCATGTGGAAAGTGTTTCACGAACAAGGGTGATCTCAGTAGGCATCACAAAACCCACCAGGAGAAGATCTACCCATGTCCTGAGTGTAAGAGACGTTTTGCAGTGAATTCAGATCTAATGAGGCATCTTCAGCAACACAAAATTCCATCAGCTAAGTTTGCCTGCACAAAGTGTGATAAACAGTTCCCATCTAAATCAGAACTGGCTCGCCATATGGTGACTCACTCAGAAGAAAAGCCATTTGAATGCACTGAATGCGGAAAGTGTTTCAACCGGGCCTACAATCTAGATGCTCATCTCAAGACTCATAGAGGAGAAAGGCCCTATCCATGTGCGGAATGCGGGAAGCGCTTTCTACGGAAAAGTCAGCTGACCTTACATGAAAGGACTCACACTGGGGAAAAACCTTATGCCTGCTCTGAATGTGGTAAGCAGTTTACTGGCAGCTCTGACCTGGTCAAACACCAGCGCCTCCATACAGGCAAGAAGCCGTATTCCTGCGACGAGTGTGGCAGACGGTTCACCAATAAGCCAGACCTGACAAAACATAGGAGAACCCATAGCAAAGAGACACCTTTTGTATGTGGTACTTGTGATGAGTGTTTTTCTGAAAGCTCCACCCTTCTGAAGCATCAGAAAATTCACTCTCAAGAACGTTCATTTTGTTGCGCAGCCTGTGGGCGGCTCTTTTTGAGCAATGCTGATCTTGTTCGACACGAGAAGGTCCATTCCGCAGAAACACAGTTTtcgtgctcagagtgtgggaaatgtttcaagcaAAAGAATAGTCTGGCCAATCATTTGGCTGCACActtgaaaaataactcaaaactttTGCCAAGTAAAGACCACGCTGATGTTTAG